One window from the genome of Gimesia aquarii encodes:
- a CDS encoding DUF1501 domain-containing protein, with protein MDRREFLMSTGGGLGGIALASLLKNDQLLAAPQTNTQTLHHPPHAKRVVQLYMSGAASQCDTFDYKPALIKEHGKPWTPGEEVKLFQSSPGNTMQAPWKWKQYGDSGKWLNECVAPLGECADDMAFIHNMVSKSNVHGPATFMQATGFILPGFPGMGAWISYGLGSMTDNLPTFVVLPDPRGFAPNGAANWSAGFLPASNQGTIIRPNSQTPISNLFPASNDFITRQSDRDVQAALKQLNRRHEQERAGDSRLNARIQSYELAAKMQLQAPKVLDLSNETKSTLNMYGLDSVDFEVQEGISEQAEIAYFGRNCLVARRMLEQGVRFVQIWSGADNGFPRRNWDSHEDIKRDHWPLGRGMSIGAAALIKDLKQRGMLDDTIILWTTEFGRMPCSQGSKGRDHNPFVFTNWLAGGGIKGGTTYGESDQWSFKPADPANPTMCYDVHATILHQLGIDHEKLTFRHNGIDRRLTDVHGHVIKDIIS; from the coding sequence ATGGATCGTCGAGAGTTTCTGATGTCAACGGGAGGCGGACTGGGGGGAATTGCCCTGGCTTCACTGTTGAAGAACGATCAACTGTTAGCAGCACCACAAACAAATACGCAAACGTTACACCATCCGCCTCACGCCAAACGTGTGGTCCAACTTTATATGTCGGGTGCCGCCAGTCAATGTGATACGTTTGACTATAAACCTGCACTGATTAAAGAACATGGTAAACCCTGGACTCCCGGCGAAGAAGTGAAATTGTTTCAGTCCTCACCAGGCAATACAATGCAGGCCCCATGGAAATGGAAGCAGTACGGTGATTCTGGAAAGTGGCTCAATGAATGCGTTGCTCCACTGGGGGAATGCGCGGATGATATGGCTTTCATTCATAACATGGTCAGCAAGTCGAACGTCCATGGACCAGCCACCTTTATGCAGGCCACCGGTTTCATTCTGCCTGGATTTCCCGGCATGGGTGCCTGGATCAGTTATGGACTAGGCAGCATGACCGATAATCTGCCGACCTTTGTCGTGTTGCCTGACCCACGCGGTTTTGCCCCTAATGGTGCTGCCAACTGGTCTGCCGGCTTTCTACCTGCCAGTAACCAAGGGACAATCATTCGTCCTAATTCCCAGACACCGATCTCTAATTTATTCCCCGCGTCAAATGATTTTATTACTCGCCAGAGCGATCGTGATGTGCAAGCCGCCTTAAAGCAGTTGAATCGCCGTCATGAACAGGAACGTGCAGGCGATTCTCGATTGAATGCCCGCATTCAATCGTATGAGCTGGCTGCTAAGATGCAATTGCAGGCTCCGAAGGTACTTGACCTCTCGAACGAAACCAAAAGTACGCTCAACATGTACGGGCTCGATTCAGTTGACTTTGAAGTACAAGAGGGGATTAGCGAGCAGGCTGAAATTGCTTACTTTGGACGAAACTGTCTGGTGGCAAGGCGCATGTTAGAACAGGGGGTCCGGTTTGTGCAAATCTGGTCGGGTGCTGACAACGGTTTTCCGCGTCGCAACTGGGATTCGCATGAAGATATCAAACGCGATCACTGGCCGTTAGGACGCGGCATGTCCATCGGCGCGGCTGCCTTGATTAAAGACCTCAAACAGCGCGGCATGCTGGATGATACGATTATTTTATGGACCACCGAATTTGGGAGAATGCCCTGTAGCCAGGGAAGCAAAGGCCGCGATCATAATCCATTTGTGTTTACCAATTGGCTCGCTGGAGGTGGTATCAAAGGTGGCACCACTTACGGAGAGTCGGATCAATGGTCATTCAAACCGGCTGACCCAGCCAATCCAACGATGTGTTATGACGTGCACGCCACGATTTTACACCAATTGGGAATTGATCATGAAAAGCTGACTTTCCGACATAACGGCATTGATCGTCGTTTAACCGACGTACACGGTCATGTTATAAAGGATATCATTTCATAA
- a CDS encoding DUF1559 family PulG-like putative transporter: MKKSRALTVKRSGFTLIELLVVISIIALLAALLIPAVFAARESARSSQCKSNLRQFGISMHSFASTDPSGRYCTGAYDFRRDGCPDTWGWVADMVNSGSGLPQKMLCPSSTLLGSEKLNDMIGVANTSNKDSAPLSRLSEGVCATWTSGTEGTPARILQVAKLLEDGYGTNYASSWFLVRSGAKTNAGVTSSGLKGFAGSLGPLTIRRLDSSRVSSSAVSFMGCGAPGDASEAVLTDTIPGFLEAGNRLAESFNDGPGFWNPAAGTGGAIDLMPAGTNVVGAIPTELPDQNRAGTAGPDGTLWLQDSRDWFAWHGRGRNKIVNILMADGSVKAIVDLNGDGFLNPGFTGSASGGSGHTDATVELSPSEVFSGPWLDAQLTKGNFE, encoded by the coding sequence ATGAAAAAATCACGTGCTCTTACTGTCAAACGATCAGGTTTTACTCTGATCGAACTTTTGGTGGTGATTTCGATCATCGCTTTGTTAGCTGCTCTGCTGATTCCAGCAGTCTTCGCAGCACGAGAATCTGCACGTTCTTCTCAATGTAAAAGCAATCTTCGTCAGTTTGGTATTTCCATGCACTCTTTCGCTTCTACAGATCCCAGCGGAAGATACTGCACAGGAGCCTACGATTTCCGTCGTGACGGATGTCCTGACACTTGGGGTTGGGTGGCAGATATGGTTAACAGTGGATCCGGTCTTCCACAGAAAATGCTGTGCCCCTCATCTACATTGCTCGGGTCTGAAAAGCTGAACGACATGATTGGTGTTGCAAACACCAGTAATAAAGACTCAGCTCCACTCAGCCGCCTGAGTGAAGGAGTTTGTGCAACCTGGACTTCAGGTACAGAAGGTACTCCTGCTCGAATTCTTCAAGTAGCTAAATTGCTGGAAGATGGATATGGAACGAACTATGCTTCTAGCTGGTTTTTGGTTCGCTCCGGGGCAAAAACCAACGCCGGTGTGACTTCATCTGGTTTGAAAGGATTTGCTGGCAGCTTAGGTCCTCTAACCATTCGTCGTCTGGATTCTTCTCGGGTTTCTTCTTCCGCAGTCTCATTCATGGGATGTGGTGCTCCCGGGGATGCCAGTGAAGCGGTATTGACTGATACAATTCCAGGATTTCTGGAAGCTGGTAACCGATTGGCAGAATCATTTAATGATGGTCCTGGCTTTTGGAATCCTGCAGCGGGAACTGGCGGAGCGATCGACTTGATGCCTGCTGGTACCAATGTGGTGGGAGCGATTCCTACTGAACTTCCCGACCAAAACCGTGCTGGAACAGCTGGTCCTGACGGAACGCTCTGGTTACAGGATTCTCGTGACTGGTTTGCATGGCACGGTCGTGGTCGTAACAAAATCGTCAATATTCTGATGGCTGATGGTAGCGTAAAAGCTATCGTGGACTTGAATGGCGATGGGTTCCTGAACCCAGGCTTCACTGGTTCTGCATCAGGTGGATCTGGTCACACAGATGCGACTGTTGAATTATCACCTTCTGAAGTCTTCTCCGGCCCCTGGTTGGATGCTCAGTTGACCAAAGGTAACTTCGAATAA
- a CDS encoding PSD1 and planctomycete cytochrome C domain-containing protein, which yields MMVVRTLALLSLCCGIFVVSLFQFSFAETKNSAQTELDFATVIRPLLSDGCFSCHGPDDEHREADLRLDLKETAFGSHDGHALIVPGKPLESLLYQRIISTNEDERMPPVDSGKKLSPSDIEKVRKWIEAGAPWASHWAFSPPEKATLPQVSEQHLVQNPIDAFILEKLEKEKLSFSPKADRTTLLRRLSLDLIGLPPSIEEVDQFLSDKRPDAYEKQVQRLLASPHYGERWGRIWLDAARYADSNGYEKDAPRNVWLYRDWVIDALNQNMPYNQFIIEQIAGDLLPNATQDQIVATGFMRNSMLNEEGGIDPEEFRMAAMFDRMDTIGKSVMGLTLQCGQCHTHKYDPLTQENYYQIFACINNSYEASIRGYTDEEQQQREKLFQKIRAIEKTLKAKTPDWSTKMAAWEQLVQQNQPQWTVLKLTNLDSNSQRYFEQEDQSVLAQGYAPSKFTSNFGATVDASEINAIKLELLNHPNLPAGGPGRSIEGLCALTDLKLTVENVKDPKQKTNVKFSEVTADFSNERQELSPKYGDKKGVRGFIGPVSYAIDGDNTTAWGIDAGPGRCNQPREAVFRAEKPFGYPEGTRFKVSLVQMHGGWNSDDNQSMNLGRFRISCTTSENAKADPVPDHVRQILLIPTAKRTAEQQNQVFSYWITTVPEWKTEVAQIESLWKQHPRGTTQLVYQERPATRKTHLLDRGDFLKKKQVVDPGVPDFLHALPQGTPINRLTFARWLVDRKSPTTARAIVNRVWQAYFGKGFVSTSEDLGSQGEAPTHRKLLDWMAVWFMDEGWDLKKLHTLIVTSRTYQQSSQVSPKLYEKDPYNRLFVRGPRYRVDAEIVRDIALKAGGLLNTEIGGPSVYPPAPAFLFQKPASYGPKTWNEDKDQDRYRRAIYTFRFRSVPYPMLQAFDAPNGDISTVRRSRSNTPSQALTTLNETLFLECATGLAEIILTQQENTDEGRIETAFRRCVSRRPSDSEKQLLTQFLTKQRNYFAKHSDEAKQIAATPKTKIPNTEFAAWVALSRVLLNMDETITKE from the coding sequence ATGATGGTCGTTCGAACGCTCGCATTATTGTCTCTCTGCTGCGGAATATTCGTAGTATCACTGTTTCAGTTTAGCTTTGCAGAAACAAAAAATTCAGCACAGACCGAATTGGATTTTGCCACAGTTATCCGCCCTCTGCTTTCTGATGGTTGTTTCTCCTGTCACGGTCCCGATGACGAACACCGCGAAGCAGATTTACGGTTAGACTTAAAAGAAACCGCCTTTGGTTCACACGATGGTCATGCTTTAATCGTTCCCGGCAAACCATTGGAAAGCTTGCTTTATCAACGCATCATTTCTACTAACGAAGACGAACGCATGCCGCCTGTTGACTCGGGCAAAAAACTGTCTCCGTCCGACATTGAAAAAGTGCGAAAATGGATTGAAGCAGGCGCCCCCTGGGCTTCGCATTGGGCTTTTAGTCCTCCCGAAAAAGCAACACTGCCACAGGTGAGTGAACAACATCTGGTGCAAAATCCTATTGATGCTTTTATTTTGGAAAAACTGGAAAAGGAGAAGCTTTCTTTCTCCCCCAAAGCCGACCGTACGACGCTACTGCGGCGTCTGAGTCTGGACCTCATTGGGTTGCCTCCCAGTATTGAAGAAGTCGATCAGTTTCTGAGTGACAAACGCCCCGATGCTTATGAAAAACAGGTTCAACGACTACTTGCTTCACCACACTATGGTGAGCGTTGGGGACGTATCTGGCTTGATGCAGCCCGCTATGCCGATTCAAACGGCTACGAAAAAGATGCCCCACGCAACGTGTGGCTTTATCGTGACTGGGTGATTGACGCACTGAATCAGAACATGCCTTATAATCAATTTATCATCGAACAGATCGCCGGTGACCTGCTGCCAAATGCAACACAAGATCAAATAGTGGCAACTGGTTTCATGCGTAATTCGATGTTGAACGAAGAGGGTGGCATAGATCCAGAAGAATTTCGGATGGCTGCCATGTTTGACCGCATGGATACCATTGGTAAAAGCGTGATGGGGCTCACATTACAATGTGGTCAATGCCATACTCATAAATACGATCCTTTAACACAGGAAAACTATTATCAGATTTTTGCCTGCATCAACAATTCTTATGAAGCCAGCATCCGCGGCTACACGGACGAAGAACAACAACAACGGGAAAAGCTTTTTCAGAAAATCAGAGCCATTGAAAAGACTCTCAAAGCAAAGACCCCGGACTGGTCGACAAAAATGGCAGCCTGGGAACAATTGGTCCAACAAAACCAACCTCAATGGACAGTGTTAAAACTCACCAACTTAGACAGTAACTCCCAACGCTACTTTGAACAGGAAGACCAATCAGTACTGGCACAGGGGTATGCTCCTTCTAAATTCACTTCCAATTTTGGAGCGACAGTTGATGCTTCAGAAATCAATGCGATCAAACTGGAATTGTTGAATCACCCCAATCTACCCGCCGGAGGGCCGGGAAGATCCATCGAAGGGCTCTGTGCTTTGACAGATCTCAAACTTACGGTGGAAAATGTAAAAGATCCGAAACAGAAAACGAATGTGAAATTTTCCGAAGTCACCGCAGACTTCAGTAATGAACGTCAGGAATTGTCCCCGAAATATGGAGATAAAAAGGGAGTGCGCGGTTTCATCGGACCAGTCTCTTACGCAATCGATGGAGACAACACTACTGCCTGGGGCATTGATGCCGGTCCGGGACGATGCAATCAACCTCGCGAAGCCGTATTTCGCGCCGAAAAACCGTTTGGTTATCCGGAAGGAACCAGGTTCAAAGTAAGTCTGGTGCAAATGCATGGAGGCTGGAACAGTGATGACAATCAAAGTATGAATCTGGGACGTTTTCGTATTTCTTGCACGACTTCCGAAAATGCCAAGGCAGATCCTGTTCCCGATCATGTCAGACAGATACTGCTAATTCCAACAGCAAAAAGAACAGCAGAACAACAAAATCAGGTTTTCAGCTACTGGATCACAACGGTCCCTGAATGGAAAACAGAGGTTGCTCAGATTGAATCCCTCTGGAAGCAACACCCTCGAGGCACAACACAGTTGGTTTATCAAGAGCGTCCTGCCACACGAAAAACTCACTTACTGGATCGCGGCGACTTTCTTAAGAAAAAACAAGTCGTCGATCCTGGAGTTCCTGATTTTCTGCATGCCTTGCCTCAAGGGACACCAATCAATCGACTGACATTTGCACGCTGGCTCGTGGATCGTAAATCTCCAACCACAGCCCGCGCGATCGTGAATCGAGTCTGGCAGGCCTACTTTGGAAAAGGTTTCGTCAGTACCAGCGAAGACCTCGGTTCACAAGGTGAAGCACCGACACACCGTAAACTGTTGGACTGGATGGCAGTCTGGTTTATGGACGAAGGCTGGGACTTGAAGAAACTGCATACGCTGATCGTCACTTCACGAACCTATCAGCAATCATCACAAGTCAGTCCAAAACTTTATGAAAAAGATCCTTATAATCGGCTCTTCGTCCGTGGCCCCCGCTATCGAGTGGATGCGGAGATTGTGAGAGATATCGCCTTAAAAGCTGGAGGGCTTTTAAATACAGAAATCGGCGGCCCTTCTGTTTATCCACCGGCACCCGCGTTTCTGTTTCAGAAACCGGCCAGTTACGGTCCCAAAACCTGGAATGAAGACAAAGACCAGGATCGCTATCGTCGCGCCATTTATACGTTCCGTTTCCGTTCGGTCCCTTATCCCATGCTACAAGCCTTTGATGCCCCCAATGGCGATATTTCGACAGTCAGACGTTCTCGATCGAATACACCTTCACAGGCACTGACCACACTCAACGAAACACTCTTTTTAGAATGTGCGACTGGCCTAGCGGAGATCATCTTGACCCAGCAGGAAAATACAGATGAAGGACGAATTGAAACCGCATTTCGTCGTTGTGTTTCACGCCGACCTTCTGATTCAGAGAAACAACTACTCACCCAGTTCCTGACAAAACAACGCAACTATTTTGCCAAACATTCAGATGAAGCAAAACAGATTGCTGCTACCCCAAAAACAAAGATTCCCAATACCGAATTTGCAGCCTGGGTAGCTTTATCACGCGTACTACTCAATATGGATGAAACAATTACAAAAGAATAA